The following are encoded together in the Desulfovibrio desulfuricans DSM 642 genome:
- a CDS encoding quaternary amine ABC transporter ATP-binding protein, which translates to MAKISVKNLFKVFGPNPEHALQLASKGRSREDILRQTRSTVALRDVSLDIAERELLVVMGLSGSGKSTLLRCLNGLIMPTAGSVLVDDRDIMQMKPRELRRVRQRCFGMVFQNFALFPHRTVLQNAAFGLEAMGMGEALRLKKSGEILERVGLSQWANAYPRQLSGGMKQRVGLARALAMEPEVLLMDEAFSALDPLIRQEMQEELLTLQQDIRKTIIFITHDLNEAFRLGDRIVLLQDGAVVQTGTPEQILQSPANSHVARFVASADVTHVLTAGGIMKRSEDWAVLGLDGPHSVLRKMAAHSISSLFVIDAQRRFAGILYAADAERMVAQGKTDIAAITQRDITTVSPSTPIAEVMPIMAELPYPLAVVDERQRLQGVIVRGLLLAAMVEGMEAGGQNAA; encoded by the coding sequence ATGGCGAAGATTTCCGTCAAGAATCTGTTCAAGGTCTTTGGGCCAAACCCGGAGCATGCCCTTCAACTGGCATCCAAGGGGCGTTCCCGCGAAGATATTTTGCGGCAGACACGCTCCACCGTGGCATTGCGTGATGTTTCCCTCGATATAGCTGAGCGTGAGCTGCTCGTGGTCATGGGGCTTTCCGGCAGCGGCAAGTCCACACTGCTGCGCTGCCTCAACGGGCTCATCATGCCCACGGCTGGTTCCGTGCTGGTAGATGATCGGGACATCATGCAGATGAAGCCGCGTGAGCTGCGCCGCGTGCGGCAACGCTGCTTTGGCATGGTTTTTCAAAATTTTGCCCTTTTTCCACACCGCACCGTGCTGCAAAACGCGGCCTTCGGCCTGGAAGCCATGGGCATGGGCGAGGCCCTGCGGCTGAAAAAAAGCGGTGAAATACTCGAGCGCGTTGGCCTCTCCCAGTGGGCTAACGCCTATCCCCGGCAGCTTTCCGGCGGCATGAAGCAGCGTGTGGGCCTTGCCCGCGCCCTGGCAATGGAGCCGGAAGTACTGCTGATGGACGAAGCCTTCAGCGCGCTTGATCCGCTTATCCGGCAGGAAATGCAGGAAGAACTCCTGACGCTCCAGCAGGATATCCGCAAGACAATCATCTTTATCACCCATGATCTGAACGAAGCCTTCCGGCTTGGCGACCGCATTGTGCTGCTGCAGGACGGCGCGGTGGTGCAGACCGGCACGCCGGAGCAGATACTGCAATCGCCAGCCAACAGTCACGTGGCCCGCTTTGTGGCCTCTGCCGACGTGACCCATGTGCTCACGGCGGGCGGCATCATGAAACGGTCAGAAGACTGGGCCGTACTGGGCCTTGACGGGCCGCATTCCGTTTTGCGCAAGATGGCCGCTCATTCCATAAGCTCGCTGTTTGTCATTGATGCGCAGCGGCGCTTTGCGGGCATTCTGTATGCCGCCGACGCCGAGCGCATGGTGGCCCAAGGCAAGACGGACATTGCCGCCATCACCCAGCGCGACATAACAACAGTTTCGCCCTCGACCCCCATTGCAGAAGTAATGCCCATCATGGCTGAGCTTCCTTATCCGCTGGCCGTTGTTGACGAGCGGCAGCGGCTCCAGGGCGTCATCGTACGCGGCCTGCTGCTGGCGGCAATGGTGGAGGGCATGGAAGCGGGAGGTCAAAATGCTGCCTAG
- a CDS encoding ABC transporter permease, with amino-acid sequence MLPRIPLAQSIDASVDFLVETCSDFTRAGSAAMGTLLDGFENLLMLPQPWLFIILLGLVCWWATRSIKLPAFSMLGFALLWNLGLWEPTMSTLALVLSATLLSVLLGVPCGILAAVSGWGRQIIMPVLDVMQTMPAFVYLIPAIPFFGIGKVSAVVATVVFSVPPAIRLTCLGIRQIPADLVECAEAFGLTRVQRLRKLELPLAMPTIVAGVNQTIMLALSMAVIAAMIGARGLGGEVWKAIQRLQIGNGFEAGLGIVIVAITLDRLFRALAQKCAGQN; translated from the coding sequence ATGCTGCCTAGAATCCCCTTAGCCCAGAGCATTGACGCCTCCGTAGATTTTCTGGTGGAAACCTGCTCGGATTTTACCCGCGCTGGTTCTGCGGCAATGGGTACGCTGCTGGACGGGTTTGAAAACCTGCTCATGCTGCCCCAACCCTGGCTTTTCATCATCCTGCTGGGCCTTGTGTGCTGGTGGGCCACGCGCAGTATCAAGTTGCCCGCCTTTTCCATGCTGGGCTTTGCCCTGCTCTGGAACCTTGGCTTGTGGGAACCGACCATGAGCACGCTTGCCCTGGTGCTTTCCGCAACCTTGCTTTCCGTGTTGCTGGGGGTTCCCTGCGGCATTCTGGCGGCGGTGTCGGGCTGGGGCAGGCAGATCATCATGCCCGTGCTGGATGTTATGCAGACCATGCCCGCATTTGTGTATCTTATCCCCGCCATTCCCTTTTTCGGCATCGGCAAGGTAAGCGCCGTTGTGGCAACGGTGGTCTTTTCCGTGCCGCCCGCCATTCGCCTTACCTGCCTGGGCATCCGGCAGATTCCCGCAGATCTTGTGGAATGCGCCGAGGCCTTTGGCCTCACGCGAGTGCAGCGCCTGCGCAAGCTGGAGCTGCCCCTCGCCATGCCCACCATTGTGGCGGGCGTGAACCAGACAATCATGCTGGCGCTTTCCATGGCGGTCATTGCCGCCATGATCGGTGCGCGCGGCCTTGGCGGCGAAGTCTGGAAAGCAATCCAGAGATTGCAGATAGGAAATGGCTTTGAAGCCGGACTTGGAATTGTTATCGTGGCAATCACACTTGATCGCCTCTTTCGTGCGTTGGCGCAAAAATGCGCCGGACAAAACTAG
- a CDS encoding ComEC/Rec2 family competence protein, protein MRHPPLQAPLLWQTYLGFWIAGITAAPWPLPSLCCALLLFFADARLWRAARTALAALCLLAGFLTGYWQLYGCPWQTLLSTEEQARPTGQPPQWLHESAQPPRVCGIVRDMQGLPDNRLRLLLSDVRPVYADIRDGLTSASDAAAIPADAAASAVRPLPGKLAWTWEAPTAAIALSPPLPGQTVCLTRRPMPAQGFANEGQTDWGLWLAAQGVRWRMWSLGNQGDPHISGQPTLSARWRESLRQDFVGALFPAQEAAQSHTGGPDETIAADASPPLPHNQLAQGKPTQYKLSQGKAILLALLFGDRQYLNQQTLNNFASATLVHSLALSGQHLTVAGLVGLLCVLAAARVRPGIYLRRPRAVWALLATLPPALAYLWLGDAPASLLRAAVMLLLLALYFLRGRPHTTLDVLCAALLCISVVSPLSMLDTGLQLSVLCVAVIGMSLPWLRVLAPKPDAAAQIRQGGSFVRRVNQKIRRGTWALTRIFLVSLGIQIALLPLNMLLFNNMGHWFWLNVLWLPVADMLVLPASVLGLFLSALGLDLAARAVLDLAALPCQWLTDCLAWLAGANLLQPPALLRPHWTALPAFAALLGALALKAGRTDLPRAAQRLLLAGALLLCVGPTLRTAERLSDHIRLDVLDVGQSQALLLRLPGHVRLLLDGGGSASPRFDPGQALVAPALTYNDAPHLTAILNTHPDLDHMGGLLHILRVFRVDHLLDNGREGKGSWGEQWRTARTAHHSRALVRGDVLMLGKPSLGLRLEILHPPMNEWDAWQGNDASVVARLTQHGRGLALFLGDAERPVLRRLLNNGDDLRAEVLVAPHHGSATGFLPEFYEAVQPGFVVASCGFENRYGYPSQPLREWCDAASAPLHYTGRDGAVRIIWPARSDSLGPPAAHSARP, encoded by the coding sequence ATGCGGCACCCTCCATTGCAAGCCCCCCTGCTCTGGCAGACGTATCTGGGCTTCTGGATAGCGGGCATTACCGCGGCACCCTGGCCCCTGCCCTCACTTTGCTGCGCCTTGCTGCTGTTTTTTGCGGATGCCCGCCTGTGGCGCGCCGCGCGCACGGCTCTTGCCGCCTTGTGCCTGCTGGCGGGATTTCTGACCGGATACTGGCAACTCTATGGTTGCCCGTGGCAAACGCTGCTCTCAACAGAAGAGCAGGCAAGGCCGACGGGCCAGCCGCCCCAATGGTTGCACGAATCTGCCCAGCCGCCGCGAGTGTGCGGCATTGTGCGCGATATGCAGGGCCTGCCCGACAACCGCCTGCGCCTGCTGCTGAGCGATGTGCGCCCTGTGTATGCAGACATCAGGGACGGCCTGACCTCTGCCTCCGATGCTGCCGCAATACCGGCAGACGCCGCAGCTTCCGCCGTCCGCCCCCTGCCCGGCAAACTGGCCTGGACATGGGAAGCCCCCACAGCCGCCATTGCCCTTTCTCCTCCGCTCCCCGGCCAGACAGTCTGCCTGACGCGGCGGCCCATGCCCGCGCAGGGCTTTGCCAACGAAGGCCAGACCGACTGGGGCCTGTGGCTGGCGGCTCAAGGCGTGCGCTGGCGCATGTGGTCTCTGGGCAATCAGGGAGACCCGCACATTTCCGGCCAGCCGACCCTCTCCGCCCGCTGGCGCGAATCCTTGCGGCAGGATTTTGTGGGCGCGCTGTTTCCTGCCCAGGAGGCGGCACAGTCCCATACGGGAGGGCCAGACGAAACCATAGCGGCAGACGCTTCCCCTCCGCTGCCCCACAACCAGCTCGCACAAGGCAAGCCCACGCAGTACAAGCTTTCGCAGGGCAAGGCCATCCTGCTGGCTCTGCTCTTTGGCGACAGGCAATACCTGAACCAGCAGACACTGAACAATTTTGCCTCGGCCACGCTTGTGCACAGCCTCGCCCTTTCCGGCCAGCACCTCACCGTGGCGGGCCTTGTGGGCCTGCTCTGCGTGCTTGCCGCCGCGCGGGTTCGCCCCGGCATATACCTGCGCCGCCCCCGCGCAGTCTGGGCGCTGCTGGCAACACTGCCGCCAGCACTGGCCTACCTGTGGCTGGGCGATGCCCCGGCGTCATTGCTGCGGGCTGCCGTCATGCTGCTGCTTCTTGCCCTCTATTTCTTGCGTGGGCGGCCCCACACAACGCTTGATGTGCTCTGCGCCGCCCTGCTCTGCATCAGCGTGGTCTCCCCCCTGAGCATGCTGGACACAGGCCTGCAACTTTCCGTGCTGTGCGTGGCGGTTATCGGCATGAGCCTGCCCTGGTTGCGGGTGCTGGCCCCAAAGCCGGATGCGGCTGCACAGATACGGCAGGGCGGAAGTTTCGTCAGACGTGTGAATCAAAAGATCCGCCGGGGAACGTGGGCATTAACGCGGATATTTCTGGTTTCCCTGGGCATCCAGATTGCCCTGCTGCCTCTGAACATGCTGCTGTTCAACAATATGGGGCACTGGTTCTGGCTCAATGTGCTCTGGCTGCCCGTGGCCGACATGCTGGTGTTGCCCGCCTCTGTGCTCGGCCTGTTCCTGTCCGCTCTTGGCCTTGACCTTGCGGCACGGGCAGTGCTGGACTTGGCGGCTCTGCCCTGCCAATGGCTTACAGACTGCCTTGCGTGGCTGGCTGGCGCAAACCTGTTGCAGCCCCCGGCCCTGCTGCGCCCGCACTGGACAGCCCTGCCAGCTTTTGCGGCCTTGCTTGGGGCGCTGGCGCTGAAGGCGGGGCGCACAGACCTGCCCCGCGCGGCGCAACGTCTGCTGCTGGCCGGGGCGCTGCTGTTATGCGTTGGCCCGACCCTGCGCACTGCAGAGCGCCTGTCAGACCATATCCGCCTTGATGTGCTGGATGTGGGGCAGAGTCAGGCCCTGCTGCTGCGTCTGCCGGGGCATGTACGCCTGCTGCTGGACGGCGGGGGCAGCGCCTCGCCGCGTTTTGATCCGGGGCAGGCGCTGGTGGCCCCGGCCCTGACCTATAATGACGCGCCGCACCTGACCGCCATACTCAACACCCACCCCGACCTTGACCACATGGGCGGCTTGCTGCACATACTGCGCGTTTTTCGTGTAGATCACCTGCTGGACAATGGGCGCGAAGGCAAGGGCAGCTGGGGCGAACAGTGGCGCACGGCGCGCACGGCCCACCACAGCCGCGCCCTTGTCCGTGGTGATGTTCTGATGCTGGGCAAACCGTCTCTGGGTCTGCGCCTGGAAATTCTGCACCCTCCAATGAACGAGTGGGACGCATGGCAAGGCAACGATGCCTCTGTGGTGGCCCGGCTGACCCAGCATGGCCGTGGTCTGGCCCTGTTTCTGGGCGATGCGGAACGCCCGGTGCTGCGCCGTCTGCTCAATAACGGCGATGACCTGCGGGCCGAAGTTCTTGTTGCGCCGCACCACGGTTCTGCCACAGGGTTTCTGCCGGAATTTTATGAAGCTGTGCAGCCCGGCTTTGTGGTCGCCTCGTGCGGATTTGAAAACCGCTACGGCTACCCTTCACAACCACTGCGCGAGTGGTGCGATGCCGCGAGCGCCCCGCTGCATTACACAGGGCGTGACGGCGCTGTGCGGATTATCTGGCCCGCGCGCAGCGACAGTCTTGGCCCGCCAGCCGCTCATTCCGCACGGCCCTGA
- a CDS encoding HPr family phosphocarrier protein → MEEAIEQTPRGLALRVCIGLRNGLHARPAARLAQEAQRYASDILLVSDTGEVDAKSMLDILSLAPPANAELTLVAQGDDAREALCGLAQFLTNLQD, encoded by the coding sequence ATGGAAGAAGCCATAGAACAAACGCCGCGCGGGCTGGCGCTACGGGTATGCATTGGCCTGCGCAACGGCCTGCACGCCCGGCCGGCGGCCCGTCTGGCGCAAGAGGCGCAGCGCTATGCCTCAGATATACTGCTTGTCAGCGACACCGGCGAAGTAGACGCCAAAAGCATGCTCGACATACTTTCTCTTGCGCCGCCCGCCAATGCGGAACTGACCCTGGTGGCTCAGGGTGACGATGCCCGCGAGGCCCTTTGCGGTCTGGCCCAATTTTTAACCAATCTACAGGACTGA
- the ptsP gene encoding phosphoenolpyruvate--protein phosphotransferase, with protein sequence MARAVLFGTPVSPGVAIGRVRFMHKTRQDDERRITAAEVAAEQETLRAAAESVRASLAATMENVPEDLSEYRDVIAAQMEMARDPKLLKAALARIESNLVCASWALKLTVDELCALFRSMDDAYLRDRAQDIRAVGLRLREHLAADPAHKGEDETPGVLVAEDLSPADVMELNLDLVLGILTAEGGPTSHTAILSRGLHIPCLAGVTGLMDIARENETLVVDGLGGSVLLSPDDADEARFTARREEYTAWEDLTLKSARWPAEMCDGVRVEVQANLEGTNELSALAQCGADGVGLYRTEFAYFTDRLPSEEDLLAEYAAVAQRAAPDRVVFRTLDVGADKMLHAQAVLKEPNPALGLRGIRFCLRHQGIFRTQLRALMRAGAMGNVAIMLPMISCLDEVQQVRRIMQELHQELAAQNLPHAPLLPLGVMVETPAAALICDALARECDFFSIGTNDLIHYIMGIDRNNRHVAYLNEPLHPAIVRSLKHIIDAAHREGIGVSVCGELASDPFGLALLLGMGVDTVSAAPRFVPGMKHLIRQFNAQTCMDLANSVLLSTDVAASKRMVREALQQSLGQELAFHTTSLFTYSHP encoded by the coding sequence ATGGCCCGCGCGGTACTTTTCGGCACACCTGTTTCGCCTGGCGTAGCCATAGGCAGGGTGCGTTTCATGCACAAGACACGGCAGGATGACGAACGCCGCATCACTGCCGCCGAAGTGGCTGCGGAGCAGGAGACCCTGCGCGCCGCCGCTGAAAGCGTGCGCGCCTCGCTGGCCGCCACCATGGAAAATGTGCCGGAAGACCTTTCGGAATACCGCGACGTCATTGCCGCCCAGATGGAAATGGCCCGCGACCCCAAGCTGCTCAAGGCCGCGCTGGCCCGCATAGAGAGCAACCTTGTGTGCGCCTCGTGGGCGCTCAAACTCACGGTGGATGAACTGTGCGCGCTGTTCAGAAGTATGGACGATGCCTACCTGCGCGACCGCGCCCAGGATATCCGCGCCGTGGGCCTGCGCCTGCGCGAGCATCTGGCGGCAGACCCGGCCCACAAGGGAGAGGATGAAACCCCCGGCGTGCTGGTGGCGGAAGACCTCTCCCCCGCCGATGTCATGGAACTCAACCTTGACCTGGTGCTGGGCATTCTGACCGCAGAAGGCGGCCCCACCTCCCACACGGCCATTTTGTCGCGCGGGCTGCACATTCCCTGCCTTGCGGGCGTTACCGGGCTTATGGACATTGCCCGCGAAAACGAGACGCTGGTAGTGGACGGCCTCGGCGGCAGCGTGCTGCTGAGCCCCGATGACGCTGACGAGGCCCGCTTTACGGCCCGGCGCGAGGAATATACGGCGTGGGAAGACCTCACGCTCAAATCTGCCCGCTGGCCTGCCGAAATGTGCGATGGCGTGCGCGTGGAAGTGCAGGCCAACCTTGAAGGCACCAACGAGCTGTCTGCTCTTGCCCAGTGCGGAGCTGACGGAGTGGGCCTGTACCGCACCGAGTTTGCCTATTTTACCGACCGTCTGCCGTCAGAAGAAGACCTGCTGGCAGAATACGCGGCAGTGGCACAGCGGGCCGCGCCGGATCGTGTGGTCTTTCGCACGCTTGACGTGGGCGCGGACAAGATGCTCCACGCGCAGGCAGTGCTCAAGGAGCCTAACCCGGCGCTGGGTTTGCGCGGCATACGTTTTTGCCTGCGGCATCAGGGCATTTTTCGCACGCAGCTGCGGGCGCTCATGCGCGCCGGGGCTATGGGCAATGTGGCCATCATGCTGCCCATGATTTCCTGCCTGGATGAAGTGCAACAGGTGCGCCGCATCATGCAGGAACTGCATCAGGAGCTTGCGGCGCAAAACCTGCCCCACGCCCCATTGCTGCCCTTGGGCGTCATGGTTGAAACCCCGGCTGCGGCCCTTATTTGCGATGCCCTTGCGCGGGAATGCGACTTTTTCAGCATCGGCACCAATGACCTTATCCACTACATAATGGGTATTGACCGCAACAACCGCCATGTGGCCTACCTCAACGAGCCGCTGCATCCGGCTATCGTGCGCTCGCTCAAGCACATCATTGACGCCGCCCACCGCGAGGGCATAGGCGTTTCCGTCTGCGGCGAGCTTGCTTCTGACCCCTTTGGCCTGGCCCTGCTGCTGGGCATGGGCGTGGACACTGTGTCCGCCGCCCCCCGATTTGTACCGGGCATGAAGCACCTTATACGCCAGTTCAACGCCCAGACCTGCATGGATCTGGCCAACAGCGTGCTGCTCAGCACCGATGTGGCCGCTTCCAAGCGCATGGTGCGCGAAGCGTTGCAACAGTCACTGGGACAGGAACTGGCCTTTCACACCACAAGCCTTTTTACATACAGTCACCCATGA
- a CDS encoding PTS system mannose/fructose/sorbose family transporter subunit IID, which translates to MYPTRVVLACLARTGCINAAMTARGMQQIGLAYVLEPALRELYPEPQAFARAMSRYAGHSNTHPFMIPLFVGILLSLEQAIAKGALPEGALNSVRETLATTLSALGDSFFSGTLLPLWSLLSISLLLAGFTNIAMLLAVILFGSLLLFRAICFVSGLRYGLTTLARLRKLNLINWVDRLKMVNAALAALVIWHLPISTMKPFPWTAYAMGAAAVLAAAWLVGRMRLPRLLLWAVTTGALILVDLGFIGM; encoded by the coding sequence ATGTATCCCACACGCGTTGTACTTGCCTGCCTGGCGCGCACAGGCTGCATCAATGCAGCCATGACCGCTCGGGGGATGCAGCAGATAGGCCTGGCCTACGTGCTGGAGCCGGCCCTGCGCGAACTGTACCCCGAACCGCAGGCCTTTGCCCGCGCCATGAGCCGTTACGCGGGGCACAGCAACACCCACCCCTTCATGATTCCCCTTTTCGTGGGCATCCTGCTCTCGCTCGAGCAGGCCATCGCCAAGGGGGCGCTGCCGGAGGGCGCGCTGAATTCCGTGCGCGAAACGCTGGCCACAACCCTCTCTGCCCTGGGCGATTCATTTTTCAGCGGCACATTGCTGCCCCTGTGGTCGCTGCTCAGCATCAGCCTGCTGCTGGCGGGCTTTACCAATATTGCCATGCTGCTGGCGGTAATCCTGTTCGGTTCCCTGCTGCTGTTCAGGGCCATCTGTTTTGTTTCCGGCCTGCGGTACGGGCTGACCACGCTCGCCCGCCTGCGCAAGCTCAACCTCATCAACTGGGTGGACAGGCTCAAGATGGTCAATGCGGCGCTGGCTGCCCTGGTCATCTGGCATCTGCCCATCAGCACCATGAAGCCCTTTCCCTGGACTGCCTACGCCATGGGCGCCGCAGCGGTGCTTGCCGCAGCATGGCTCGTGGGGCGAATGCGCCTGCCAAGGCTGCTGCTTTGGGCTGTGACAACAGGAGCCCTTATTCTCGTGGACTTGGGCTTCATAGGCATGTAG
- a CDS encoding glycine betaine ABC transporter substrate-binding protein, which produces MTRRLFIVVLAFMVLWAWPAQAAAGSKQNKTLKIVYVEWDCATASSNLAKAVLEDKLGYKVELLPVTQPILWTSMASGDADAMVTAWLPDTHAAMYGKVKNQVEMLGKLVGGARLGLAVPDYVPLKSIDELDANADKFKGRIVGIDPGSGLMQLTEKAMKDYGIKKLQLVEGSGAIMTSSLAEAIRKQEWIVVTAWSPHWMFGRWQMHYLDDPLGSLGKEEGIFKVGRKGLKKDHPDAWAFLTNFRYEDPSQLQRLMNWNQEKGADPLKNARRFMKENPQLVEAWLKK; this is translated from the coding sequence ATGACACGCAGACTTTTTATAGTGGTTCTTGCCTTTATGGTTTTGTGGGCGTGGCCTGCTCAGGCCGCTGCCGGCAGCAAACAGAACAAAACCCTTAAAATTGTCTATGTAGAGTGGGATTGCGCCACTGCCTCCAGCAATCTTGCCAAGGCCGTGCTGGAAGACAAGCTCGGTTACAAGGTGGAATTGCTGCCCGTTACCCAGCCAATTTTATGGACAAGTATGGCCAGCGGCGATGCCGATGCCATGGTGACGGCCTGGCTGCCCGATACCCACGCCGCCATGTACGGCAAGGTGAAAAATCAGGTGGAAATGCTGGGCAAGCTTGTGGGCGGTGCGCGCCTTGGGCTGGCCGTGCCGGATTACGTGCCGCTCAAGTCCATTGATGAACTGGACGCCAATGCGGACAAGTTCAAGGGGCGCATTGTGGGCATTGATCCGGGTTCCGGCCTGATGCAGCTTACGGAAAAAGCCATGAAGGATTATGGCATCAAGAAGTTGCAGCTTGTGGAAGGCAGCGGAGCCATCATGACCTCCAGCCTGGCTGAGGCCATCCGCAAGCAGGAATGGATTGTGGTGACGGCCTGGTCGCCCCACTGGATGTTTGGCCGCTGGCAGATGCATTATCTGGATGATCCGCTGGGCAGCCTGGGCAAGGAAGAAGGCATTTTCAAGGTTGGCCGCAAAGGGCTGAAAAAGGATCATCCCGATGCCTGGGCCTTTTTGACCAACTTTCGGTACGAAGATCCAAGCCAGCTCCAGAGGCTCATGAACTGGAATCAGGAAAAGGGCGCAGATCCTCTGAAAAACGCCCGCCGCTTCATGAAGGAAAATCCCCAGCTGGTAGAAGCCTGGCTTAAAAAATAA
- a CDS encoding YraN family protein, whose protein sequence is MNLGRKGEEAARKLLQRSGMELLDCNWRSGRLELDIVCRDGDTIVFVEVKTRSGSTYGGPAAALTPAKQRTLCRAARAWLAAHDAWSSPCRFDVVCIVREGDTLHLEHCRHAFECEPSVDSGNATWQPW, encoded by the coding sequence CTGAACCTTGGGCGCAAAGGCGAGGAAGCCGCGCGCAAGCTGCTGCAACGCAGCGGCATGGAACTGCTGGACTGCAACTGGCGCAGCGGCAGGCTTGAACTCGATATTGTCTGCCGCGATGGCGACACCATTGTTTTTGTCGAAGTAAAAACCCGCAGCGGTTCAACCTACGGCGGCCCCGCCGCTGCACTGACCCCTGCCAAGCAGCGTACCCTGTGCCGGGCGGCCAGGGCGTGGCTTGCGGCCCACGATGCATGGAGCAGCCCCTGCCGGTTTGATGTGGTCTGCATTGTGCGCGAGGGCGATACCCTGCACCTGGAGCACTGCCGCCATGCCTTTGAATGCGAACCGTCTGTGGATAGTGGCAACGCCACTTGGCAACCCTGGTGA
- the smpB gene encoding SsrA-binding protein SmpB, giving the protein MNQKTSPSTVALNKKARHLYELSEFTEAGIVLTGPEVKSIRAGKVNFIDSYVDFRQGEAWLVSLHIAPYANAGYVSQEPDRARKLLLHEREISKFAGLVAQQGLTVVPVRLYFKRGKIKVEIALGKGKKLHDHRETLKRRAEERDMARELS; this is encoded by the coding sequence ATGAACCAGAAAACATCCCCATCCACTGTGGCCCTGAATAAAAAGGCCCGCCACCTCTATGAACTTTCCGAGTTCACCGAGGCGGGCATTGTACTGACCGGCCCGGAAGTCAAAAGCATCCGCGCGGGCAAGGTCAACTTTATCGACAGCTACGTAGACTTTCGCCAGGGAGAAGCCTGGCTTGTTTCACTGCACATTGCGCCCTACGCCAACGCGGGCTATGTGTCGCAGGAGCCAGACCGCGCGCGCAAACTGCTGCTGCACGAGCGGGAAATTTCCAAATTCGCGGGGCTGGTGGCCCAGCAAGGCCTGACGGTTGTGCCCGTGCGCCTCTACTTCAAGCGGGGCAAGATCAAGGTAGAAATTGCCCTCGGCAAGGGCAAAAAACTGCACGACCACCGCGAAACACTCAAACGCAGGGCAGAAGAACGGGATATGGCCCGGGAGCTGTCCTAG
- the rsmI gene encoding 16S rRNA (cytidine(1402)-2'-O)-methyltransferase — protein MPLNANRLWIVATPLGNPGDLSPRAREVLASADLVLAEDTRRTARLLRDCGIEARRLLSFYDHNEAERQEGVLRMLREGQTVALVSDAGTPLLADPGYRLVRACRKEGLAVSPLPGPSAPVTALSAAGIPPLPHSFLGFLPRDAAGRDSLFAAFAHVPGALIFFERKDRLKESLAQAARILGPREVAVCRELTKEHEEFIVGRLEDSELLPDDLLGEITVVVGPPEQAERTPREDVLLLAQEELAQGGKPRQVARRVQDAVRGWSGKEIYALLTGTEQAEPEA, from the coding sequence ATGCCTTTGAATGCGAACCGTCTGTGGATAGTGGCAACGCCACTTGGCAACCCTGGTGATCTTTCGCCGCGAGCGCGCGAAGTGCTGGCGAGCGCCGATCTTGTGCTGGCAGAGGATACCCGCCGCACTGCCCGCCTGTTGCGCGATTGCGGCATTGAAGCCCGCCGCCTGCTGAGTTTTTACGATCACAACGAGGCCGAGCGGCAGGAGGGCGTATTGCGCATGCTGCGTGAAGGCCAGACCGTTGCCCTTGTCTCCGATGCCGGAACGCCGCTCTTGGCCGATCCCGGCTACCGTCTGGTGCGGGCCTGCCGCAAGGAAGGCCTTGCCGTATCCCCACTGCCGGGGCCTTCGGCTCCTGTGACGGCCCTTTCCGCCGCTGGCATTCCGCCGCTGCCGCACAGTTTTCTGGGTTTTCTGCCGCGCGATGCCGCAGGGCGCGACTCCCTTTTTGCCGCCTTTGCCCACGTGCCGGGCGCGCTCATTTTTTTTGAGCGCAAGGATCGCCTCAAGGAGAGCCTTGCCCAGGCCGCGCGCATTCTTGGCCCCCGCGAGGTGGCCGTGTGCCGGGAATTGACCAAGGAACACGAGGAATTTATAGTAGGTCGTCTGGAAGACAGCGAGCTGCTGCCCGATGACCTGCTGGGCGAAATCACCGTGGTCGTCGGCCCTCCGGAGCAGGCAGAGCGAACCCCAAGGGAAGATGTACTGCTGCTGGCGCAAGAGGAACTTGCTCAGGGCGGCAAGCCCCGCCAGGTTGCCCGCAGGGTGCAGGATGCCGTGCGCGGCTGGTCGGGCAAAGAAATTTACGCCCTGCTGACGGGCACGGAACAGGCAGAGCCGGAAGCATAG